Below is a window of Brassica napus cultivar Da-Ae chromosome A5, Da-Ae, whole genome shotgun sequence DNA.
GTTGAAGAGAGGGAAATGAAGATTGGTTTGCTTGAAAAGTCATTAGAGGAGAAAGCAAAAGATAATGATGTGAAGCAGTATCTGGTCTCGTCAGTTCTCAAGAGATTGGACTGTGAGACAGCGAGTGAAGCAGCGAATGTGCTTGAAGAGAAGGGAAAAAAGGTTGATGAAGATAAGTCACGTGAGTTAGAGAAGGCTGTGAAAGAGATTGAAGCTAGGGAGAAGAAGCTTAGATTACTTGATGAAGCTATGAAAGAGAAGGTGATTGAACTGGAGAAGAAACAGAAGGCCTTTGAAGGGGAACAGTTGGTAAAAGCTGAGGAGATGGAACTGAAGAGAAGAGAAATGTTGGCTGAGCtggagaagaaagagaaaagcTTTGAAGTGGAGCTGAAAGCTAAAGCTGAGGAGATGGAGTTGAAGTGCAAGGAGAAGACGGCTGCAttggagaagaaagagaagagctTTGAAATGGAACTAAAAGCTAAAGCTGAGGATATGAAGGTTAAGGAGAAGCAACTtgaagaaaaggagaaagaacTTGAGTTGAAGCAGAGAGAGTTAGAGGACAAgcttaaagagagagagaaggaaacaAACTCGGCTTGTTTAGCTTCAGCTTCGGCATCATCTCCACAACAAAGAGACAAAGCGTGTGAAGAAGAGGAACCTGAGAGAATAAAGATTGTTGATTCAGAGTTTCATGACTTCAAGAACACAATGAGCTCTTTCTCGGTTGACAAAATATGGGCGCTTTACGATCCTCAAGATGAAATGCCTCGGTTATACGCTAAGATCAAGAGAATCAACAAGTCCCGGCTGAGTCTCGACGTGACATGGCTTGACCCTAAAGATGATGAATCAGTTCCCATTGCTTGTGGGAGGTTCACGCACGGGAGAAGAGAAACAGTGAGCTACTTGACGTTTTCTCACGAGCTTAAACCGA
It encodes the following:
- the LOC106453060 gene encoding DNA ligase 1 isoform X1; amino-acid sequence: MEADSSNLSREVTPEQDPVTERDEHQTRKRIRGSDSMVTEGASSGGLHQLLDQLQVITSPVLQFTDKWREIHEEYATLQSSLKKQAVRLDLKEKSLMERVVELEKKEEMLKDVEEREMKIGLLEKSLEEKAKDNDVKQYLVSSVLKRLDCETASEAANVLEEKGKKVDEDKSRELEKAVKEIEAREKKLRLLDEAMKEKVIELEKKQKAFEGEQLVKAEEMELKRREMLAELEKKEKSFEVELKAKAEEMELKCKEKTAALEKKEKSFEMELKAKAEDMKVKEKQLEEKEKELELKQRELEDKLKEREKETNSACLASASASSPQQRDKACEEEEPERIKIVDSEFHDFKNTMSSFSVDKIWALYDPQDEMPRLYAKIKRINKSRLSLDVTWLDPKDDESVPIACGRFTHGRRETVSYLTFSHELKPIIHGRNISVNPKKGETWALFKNLGQQHKPPYRYDLVEVVVGFKDRQGVGVAYLGKVEGFVSVFKHSAKDRVVKRVIAPDEMQRFSHRVPSVRLSGDEKEGVPAGSFELDPAAVPSYILLGGEGA
- the LOC106453060 gene encoding mRNA export factor GLE1 isoform X2, which produces MERVVELEKKEEMLKDVEEREMKIGLLEKSLEEKAKDNDVKQYLVSSVLKRLDCETASEAANVLEEKGKKVDEDKSRELEKAVKEIEAREKKLRLLDEAMKEKVIELEKKQKAFEGEQLVKAEEMELKRREMLAELEKKEKSFEVELKAKAEEMELKCKEKTAALEKKEKSFEMELKAKAEDMKVKEKQLEEKEKELELKQRELEDKLKEREKETNSACLASASASSPQQRDKACEEEEPERIKIVDSEFHDFKNTMSSFSVDKIWALYDPQDEMPRLYAKIKRINKSRLSLDVTWLDPKDDESVPIACGRFTHGRRETVSYLTFSHELKPIIHGRNISVNPKKGETWALFKNLGQQHKPPYRYDLVEVVVGFKDRQGVGVAYLGKVEGFVSVFKHSAKDRVVKRVIAPDEMQRFSHRVPSVRLSGDEKEGVPAGSFELDPAAVPSYILLGGEGA